In the Juglans microcarpa x Juglans regia isolate MS1-56 chromosome 6D, Jm3101_v1.0, whole genome shotgun sequence genome, one interval contains:
- the LOC121234982 gene encoding uncharacterized protein LOC121234982, producing MALKKANDHWAFLEEIEAPMWVDLTLEVKINNQHTHDEWFHTSHLFHQRSSHQLKSAFSHCGESTLTSDFESQVSTSPKLPLSVSRSRGKDYRSKIWRAENYESLHKQHPLKVLSGTTSCLDLRFGEELKSKSINLKGTSRSKSTLVCKSSLTGNAIPSSSKPAVSTFEDQANGSSSMGNKTCESNTRSTVTSQSSQQRELKCIEVSTQPFGPSGLLSNQRIRRRKDCVTRQASRVEINHDKRLSRGYKSSSGKSSVGSSSNILYDVNSLTSTSIGHKEITPTSKNVARTSYVVKNKVKTSNVSKASTIKIEEGSSNSRRGIKFSVLKPAHEEATKPKVQHQTLQPLRVNERKLSMAAIKSKEKLRAVRPNRSAGAGKENATGRTIINKKCSGKGTSALAMVRGQKGTEQLGQKGGAGLVGSKVKVTDRFEKNMAANVNQRVCLR from the exons ATGGCTCTCAAAAAGGCTAACGATCACTGGGCTTTTCTg GAAGAAATTGAAGCTCCTATGTGGGTGGATCTTACTCTAGAAGTAAAAATTAACAACCAACACAC CCATGATGAGTGGTTCCACACAAGTCATCT ctTCCACCAGCGTTCTTCTCACCAGTTGAAGTCTGCTTTTTCTCATTGCGGGGAGAGTACTTTGACCTCGGACTTTGAATCACAGGTATCAACTTCACCAAAACTTCCATTGTCCGTCTCAAGATCTAGAGGCAAAGACTACAGGAGCAAGATATGGAGAGCAGAAAATTATGAGTCCTTGCATAAGCAGCATCCGCTCAAGGTTTTAAGTGGGACAACTTCTTGTCTGGATTTACGATTTGGTGAGGAATTAAAATCCAAATCAATAAATCTCAAAGGAACTTCCAGGTCAAAATCAACTTTGGTTTGTAAAAGCAGTCTAACTGGAAATGCTATCCCTAGTTCCTCTAAACCTGCTGTATCTACTTTTGAGGACCAAGCTAATGGGTCAAGTTCTATGGGAAACAAGACTTGTGAAAGCAATACAAGAAGCACCGTTACATCTCAGAGCAGTCAGCAACGAGAGCTGAAGTGCATAGAGGTATCAACTCAACCATTTGGTCCAAGTGGGCTTTTATCAAATCAGAGGATACGTCGTAGGAAAGACTGTGTTACAAGACAAGCATCAAGGGTGGAGATCAATCATGATAAAAGGCTTTCAAGAGGCTACAAATCATCATCTGGCAAGTCCAGTGTAGGGTCATCATCAAACATTCTTTATGATGTTAATAGCTTAACATCTACATCAATAGGTCACAAAGAAATAACCCCGACTAGCAAAAATGTAGCGAGGACAAGTTATGTGGTGAAGAACAAAGTAAAAACTTCTAATGTCTCCAAGGCATCGACTATTAAAATTGAAGAAGGGAGCTCCAATTCTAGAAGAGGAATTAAATTCAGTGTTTTAAAGCCAGCTCACGAGGAAGCTACAAAACCAAAG GTTCAACATCAGACTTTGCAGCCACTTAGAGTTAATGAGCGAAAGTTGTCTATGGCTGCAATAAAATCAAAGGAGAAATTGAGAGCAGTCAGGCCTAACAGATCAGCAGGTGctggaaaagaaaatgctaCAGGGAGAAcgattatcaataaaaaatgcaGTGGAAAAGGCACTTCTGCTTTAGCCATGGTTAGGGGTCAGAAAGGAACAGAACAGCTTGGCCAAAAGGGTGGAGCAGGATTAGTTGGTTCGAAG GTAAAAGTCACTGATCGGTTTGAAAAGAATATGGCCGCAAATGTGAACCAGAGGGTCTGCCTTCGATGA